A single window of Kitasatospora sp. HUAS MG31 DNA harbors:
- a CDS encoding helix-turn-helix domain-containing protein translates to MPAEITAAFRRRLLAPLVEHDRTNAVSLVDTLDAFLRHNASWAKTAEALHIHVNTVHTG, encoded by the coding sequence GTGCCCGCCGAGATCACCGCCGCCTTCCGCCGGCGGCTCCTCGCGCCGCTCGTCGAGCACGACCGCACGAACGCCGTCTCCCTGGTGGACACCCTCGACGCCTTCCTCCGGCACAACGCCTCCTGGGCGAAGACCGCCGAAGCCCTCCACATCCACGTCAACACGGTGCACACCGGATGA